Genomic segment of Phycodurus eques isolate BA_2022a chromosome 13, UOR_Pequ_1.1, whole genome shotgun sequence:
GTCTCGATGATGTCTTTGCCCTCTTGTGGAGACATTATACGGAGTCTTCAAATACTTTGcgaataaatgttaaataaacgGGTTTCGACATGAAGGAAATACGTCATCTTCGTCGTCTGAACATCTGCGCTTttgggggaggagctaagttcaGCTCGCTGTAGCTAGAAAGAGACCGAGGCCCTCTCGGGATTCTCCGGTCTCCGAGCCTTTATGCCGCCTTTCCTTAACCCTTGCGGGAACACGTCACGGGTCAGGGAGACGTGAAAAGGTGCCGCCTTTCGAACATCGGAAAGGACGGCGCTGTCGAGAATGAATTCGGCTCCGCTTTTCCTAACTGACGTACGGCGAGTATCGCTGATGTAACGTCTCGAGCTCCGGTGTGTTCCACTCACCGCGATGGGTTCAATGccgagaacaaatttcgtgtgcacgCGTGCAcgttcatgacaacaaaaggTCTAAAAGTACGAGCAAGTCCGTATTCGTGGAAAAATGCCGGCGGTAGTGTGTCGGTCCGCTGAAGGGTTGCGAACGGGGTCCGTCTCGCCGACCGACCTCCGGGTTTTCCTCACCTTTGTCTGACGAGCTTGAGCAGGTGCTGCGTGTACAAGCTGATCCAGTTGTTGATGAAGAGGCGCAGGGCGTCTTTGAAAGGTTGGAGGTCCACCTGCAGCCAGCCGTGGACCAGGTCGTAGTCCTCCAGCTCGTTCACCTCCCTCAGCTGCTTCTGGAGGGCGTGGATCTGGGAGCGCCGCAAACAAAGCTCCAGGTCAGGCAGGTCTCGCAACGGGAAGCGCGGCCCATCTCGGACAGGAAGCGCCGTGCGTCTCAAACAGGAAGCGCGGTGTCTCTCAAGCAGGAAGCAAATTGGGTCACAAACAGGAAATGGAAAGGGCGGTGTGCTTTAAATCGTTAGGTGTGAGAAAGAGGAAGTGCGAGCGCACGCGTCACCTCTCTTTGAAAGTCAGCGAGCGTGGGCGGCGCCTCCTCCACGTCCTCCTCGCCCTCTTCCAGCTGTCGGCCGTACTTGAGGAAGTCGTCCATGACGGTGCGTTTGTGACTCTGCCACAGCGGCGAGAAGCGGTCCAGGTCGGCCCTCAGGCGCTCCGCCTCCTCGTTGGCCTCCTGCAGGCGTAGCATCACTTCCTTTTCCAGCGCGGCCAACTCGGCGTCGTCCCGCAGCGCCTCCTGCGGCAACGTGAGGAACGACACGTCGAGTCCACGCTCGGAACTCCGAAGCCCACCGGCGGCTCACCTGGTAGTTGCCTTGGCGGGCGGCGGAGACCCTGGGGGGCAGACCGGCGGCCGCGTGGATGTCGGCGATGAACGACTTCAGGACCTCGGTCAGGTCAGAGGTCAGAGAAGGGTCGAAGACGCTTCCTGTCAGCTGCAGCTGCAGCAACACCTGCAGCAACGCGCCCCCGAAGCTCtgtgcgcacacacgcgcacgcacagaGTCTGGTGTCCTGCAGTTTCCTGGAGAGTTTTCCCAGCGCGACGCCGCGGCCGTTTTGACATCGGGGAGCGATGCCAAAATGGCAACCGGACGCAGCTGGAGCGGTCGCGCAAAGGACGAACGGGCAGACCGGCAAAGGTGAAGCGGACATGCCGAGCTCGTGGCGTCACGTTTTGTTCTCGCGATGACGCCGATACAAATTTTAGTTTGCATGAAAGtttgctctgcgattggccggcgactagtcgggggtgtcgctcaGCTGGGTTAGGCCCCTTTTTTGGAGCGAGGCCGTAAAAGAAAACCAAGCGTCGCCGCTCTCGTCTATCGTTCCACGGCTCCACCTCACGCCGAGCGAGCGAGGCAGACGACCGCCCCGCACCGAGTCCGTCCGTTGGAGGTTGGACTTTCAGATTTCCTGGGCTTCGGGTGGTCTTTTCAAATGTGGGAGGGGCTTCTAGAACTCGTATTGTCAACCGGACACGGAAAGACGCGTGCGCGCACGCTCACCGTGGGCGTCATGTTCTGCGACAGGAAGTTGAGCGAATGCAGGAGCATCTGGAGGACGCCGTCCTGAACCATCTGGTCCACGTGGTCCAGGTAGGCCAGCCACACCGGCGACGTCTGGTCCTGCACGCCGTACAGGACCGAGTTCTCCTGAGCAAACGTGACATCAACTttatttccagtttttttttgtttttggaattcttTATTATCAACTTTATCTCTAGTGCACTTCAACAACAACGTAAAACATCTAACACCATAATTGGAACAATAAGGACATcagtaaataaagcaaatattcttttcaaatgaaaatctaCAAAAGGAGCTCCCTGGAGTTGCCTCCAGCAAGCAGAAGGTGCAGACTTTTGAGAATTTCACTTCCTCTTGTTGCAACATGGTGTCAAGTGTCCACCGACCAGACGAGGGCGCCACCTCGCCACTCGCGTTTGCTCGAGCTGAAGTTTCAATGAAGGCAAACAAGTGCACTTTTCTAACAACCGTGAGTTGGCGAGATCATTTCTATGAACATTTATAAGGTCGAATGCGTTTCCTTGAGAAGATATCCTTTGACGGTTCCCTAACCGGCAACTTCGCTGAGCCAGCTATTGTTTTGTCTGTCGTCTCCTGATAAGGATGCAGCTGGCTGGGATGTGCGTGCATCTCTTTGCCCCCCAGTTTCGGCTTCAGAGAGAGCGAGGGGGCTCGCGAGGACGGCCGGCCGGCCATCTCTCCCTCGCTCTCCTTTTGTTTATATCATGTAAATTGCgctttgtatgaaaaaaaaaaaaccccaaagacAGGATTGCTTCCTTAATGATTCTACAAAAGAGGAATTTCCAACGCCGCTTGTACAGTTTGTACGTTGGCGTCACAGAAAGAACGGTTCGAGTCTCCTGCCGTCTCTCGTCACTCGGGTGTGAGTCGACGGACGCGACTTTGCAAAAGGACCCAAACTAAATGTTCCGAAAATGGCAAACGTGGCGTGACCTTACTGCGGTCAGACGTATGACCCGGTCGCCGTCCTCGCGCACGCGCGTGTAGCTCTCCTCCGTGGCTCCGCCCCTCTCCAGGAAGTGGCCCGAGCGATGAAGCAGGGGAAGTCCCGCCCAGCCCTGCGGGGCGGGCCCAAGGTTACACCGACGCATGTCGCAAAAACGTCGCGCGTGTCGACCCACCTGCGTGATATCAcgcatggcggccatgttgccTCGCGCTTCGTTAACTGAGGCGAAGAAGACGTCCAAGCTCCGCCTCTTCTTCTCGATCAGCTCGTGTAcgcctgaacacacacacacacatttttcgaTTGTCAGCGAGATAGCGGACCGACAGCCGATCGATGACTTGCATCTCGAAAAACTTGCAAGTGGGTTCACTGGAATGTCGCAGTATTTTTTGATCCTGTGTCTttctgcagcttactgagcagttTGGACCGCCTTCCCTGGCTATATTGCGGTTGACTTATAGCAGATGTTTTGATAGGTCAGTGTACATCAGTGCACATCTATGCGACAGTTAGCTTTAGCACCTCAATGATTTCAACGTGGCAGCAacgaacagaaaaaaaaaaaaaaaaacacttttgccgAGTCATCTGGAAAGTCACCACATGGCTCGAAGATACAAAGAGCGTGACCGGAAAGTGACgagccacagtcagagttttagGAAATCGAATCACAAAGAGCAACGAATCGCtaatgcgcgcgcacacaccggAACAAACCCACGAGCCACATTGAGCTTGATTTTCACCAACGACAGTGCAGCGGTTAAAACCATCGCCGCGATGAATTCTGGGTGCCCGTAATGCTTCGGCGCGCGAGGCAGGAAACGCGCCGTCGTCCGTGTCGCTCAGGCGAAGATGACGAGAAATaaatatcatcaaaataaataaacaaataaaataccggCGCTTCAACAAAGTATCACATATTGGCATTCGATTGCATGCGTTTGTGGGAAAACATAATCAATAATTGCTTGCTGCCTTGCATATATTATTGATTAGTATTAAACTCGCATCGCAAGTCCACTCGCTTCATGTGgacttttttgtcaaatgtatcCAATTCCTCTGTCGGGACTTTGGAGTCGGAAACGACGAACGGTTCCAAACGCGGTCGCTGTGTGCCGCAACACTTCCGGGGGACGTTTTTGGCACTAACGAGGTCTGCGGAACAATCCCTTTGTAGTGATCGTGATGTGTCATGTGACCTTTACTGGTCCAGGTGCTGTTTCGCAGCTCCAACAGGCTCCGCCTCTGCTCTTCCAGGCCGTCCTGGATGAGAGGAAGCTCCGCCGGCAGAGCTCCGCCCACAACCTGGAGGACCGCCGATCAAGGTCACAAAAATGtccgcgtgcgtgcgtgcgtgcgcgcgcgcgcgcgtaccTGGTTGTAGGAGGCCACGATGTTGGTGAGGCTCAGGTAACTTTTGCCGATGTCGCGTCTGCGCTGCAAAATGTCAGCCACTTGGGGGCGGAGCTCCAGGTCCTTCTCCCAGCTGGCTTGTTTGAGATCGCTCAGCAGCGCCTCGAGCtggacacacgcacgcacacaacacaGCCTCGTCTATTTTTAGCACCTCCACAGGGTGTGACAAGGTTTGCGTGAAATTTCCACGGGAATTGTAGAAGGGAGTTTGCAGTTTCGTTTGGCGCCCAAATCCCGTTTTTGCGactgttttgtcaaaatgagTCTGCGGCACGGTCGAAGTTTGGTATCTCCGCAGCTTGTCGATCGAACGCAAAAGGCAATCCACGGCGAGATCGGAAATTGCCGTCGATTGATATTCAAGTCCCTCCCCACTTCCTGGTTTGTGCCCGCCCACTCAACTGAAGGGCAACACTTAGAAATTGCATCCAAACGTTGGACTTTTGCGATACGAAGAGAAAGTTCTTCAAGCCGACACTGCGATGTGCCCGTTGGGGACCATTTCACGGAAAGGTGTCATTTTGTTCCTCGTAAGCGCTCATCCGTGCAAAGTGCTTGCCTCGCCCACGTGCGAGGGCACGACACTCCCTCCGTCGCTCCCGTTTTTCAATTCAGTCGAGCGGCAGCGCATCGGAAATGTCGGCCCGCGACGGAATCCTCGCTGTTCAATTGGGTCATCGTACGTCGAGCGAGTAGCACGAAACACAAAATGGTAATCTGCTCATTTTAGTCAGGGTGATTCTCAAATATGTATTTGGATTCCCTGATAAGATCCCAAATTCCCATTTATTCCCGTGGAAAGCTCCCACCGTTCGATGTACTCTAGGCGGCGTGACGCGCGAGTGACCTTCTGGCCGCAGGGAATTCCGAGCGTGCTTTGCTGCTGCCGGATGAGAGGAAGTTggagggcggcggcggcgtctcGGTCCAGCTGGCGGCTCCATTCCTGACGCACGGAGCTCCTGATGTCCAGCAGCAGGTCCGCGATGGTCTGGAACTTCTGACGCACCGTCTCGCACGACTCCGCGCACCTGCGCCAATGCGCGCGCGTGAAACGGGCTCCTTTTCTGAGCGCTTTTCACTTGCGCGGGATCGCGTTTTACGGTTGAACTTGAAAATCAGATTTGCGTTTCATCGAGCGACCTTCCGCGTAGCACGGGGGAGAGAGCCGACATACCGCCGGTGGAAGAACCAATGGAAATCTAGCGCGCCTCGACAATCGTTGTTCGACTcgttactttgtcaaaataggctcgttACGTCTACCTCGGGGGCCTTAAAAGGTGCAACACAAACACGGCCCATTCCGCACGGAAAGCATTCATTCCGTCCCGTTGTCTTTTTTGGGCGATGAGATACTATTCTGCGATCATGTAGTTGTGGCACATGAGTCGGCGGTACGGTGAATCGGTGAATCGTCTGCCAGGCCACGAGGGAATCCGAATGCGATCGGATGAGCGAGTCGGAGGGGGCGGCACCATCGGGCGCAACCGGGGACGGCGAGCCGGGTGACGACTGAAAACGTCGATCGCGTCGTCGATGACTCAAAGTCGTCTCGATCGTTCACAAATCTGAAGCTGTTCAAGTCCGAGTGTGCGTGCGCTTGCGTGCTTACAGGTGCTGGACGGTCTGGAAGCTGTGCAGGACATTGTGAGCCCTCAGCATGAGCTGTTGCGCCCACCTGAGGGTGACGGCCGGCGACGACCTGAACTTGGACGACACGTCTTTCTTGCTCTTACTCTTGACCAGCGCCCGCACCTGGTCCAGTTCCTTCAGGACCAGTTCCACCAACCTGGACAGCTGAGAACGCAGCCGGTCCCGGACGGCGGGACGCTGCAGAAGCGGCCCGAACACGTTGACCACCTTGACGGCGGCGGAAGGCAGGTAGCATTCGTCCAGCGTTCCTCTCAGGATGGAAACCAGGCGGGCCTCCAGGTGGGACACGTGTTCCTGGAAGGAACTCGCCTGCTCCGGGAAGCTCTGAGGGCGGCAGAAAGAGGCGGAGTCAGCGGACGACGGGAAAAGCAGGACTCAATGGAcggcaggaagaggaggagtccGGGCCGGACGGGTGCCCAATCGGGAGGACGCGTTGCGCTGACCTGATCGGCGGGCTCGCCGGCGTCGTACTCGCAGTCCGAAAGAAATTGAAGCTGCCGCAGGAAGTCACGGCACACGCCTTCCACGACGGCCGTCCACATCCTGCCGCGCCCGCCGGCCACCACCACCTGCTCCAGCTGGAACTGAAGACGCACGCGGTACACTTCCTGTTCGGGGAAACACACGGCGTCGCGCGTCTTAGGCTGCATCCGGAACGGTCGGGGATTTCGAAACGGCGGACCTCCTCACTTCCCAAAAGTCCGCTAAGAATCGTCGTCGTGGCCACCGACCGGGGAGTCGGGAACGAGCGAACGATCTTTCGAGCGGCCGGCGACTCCCTCGCCGGCCGCTCGATCCGCATTCTTAGATAGCGCTCCGTAAAGTCGACTCTCGGGCCGAAAGGAGTCCTCCGATTTCCCTTCCGTGTCGCGGACGACCCGGTTGCCTCTCGGGTCAGTTTTGAACATGACCCGGGCGCCGTTAAAGACGTCGTAGCTGTCACATATTATTACAACGCACCGGATCCACGTCAGCCGGTGGATCTTCGGCGATAAATATCCAACCGACATCGAGTGTGATCAACGGGTATGATTTGTATTTTACTAAATGGATACAAACGAAGCGCTTTCTGTCCATCCGTCCGTTGTGATTTGTTGCAAAATAATCCCAATTTTGAATACGTCGACCCGTCGTCCGattcgatgttttttttccccgtaaCCGCAAGGGAAGGCGTTGACCTTTTTTGTCATCTTAGTCCGTAAAGTATCCTGTCCGTCCCCAAGCCCGCTTCCGGAACGCGGGGCCTTACACGATAGCGCGAAGCAGGCCGACGGCAGCCGCGGCGCTCGCCTCGCAACCACTTCAACGGTGATATTCCGCGGTCGGTCGGGGCAAATCTTTCAAAAGAAGCTCAATGGATGAAGAGGCTCACGGAGCGCGGGGGCGGCGGTACGCCAATCGGTGTTTTCGCCTTGAACCCGCGCGGACCTTCGATACACTTGAGGGCGCCGAATAGGAATTGGATAACCTCCACTCCGACAGCACGACAAAATGAGCGACTCGCTAGGTCGGACTCCGCGGTGGATGCCGGGGACCGAGTGCCGACACGGCCGTATGCGTACGCGCGGGTGCTCGCGTGCGTGCCTGGATGCTTTGGAGGCGAATCAGGAAGTCGTCCAAGCGAGAGAAGACCAGATGAGAAGGAAACTCCCACCTGTGTAGCCCCCcgtcctgcacacacacaagcacatcgTCGTCCGTGTTGCCGTggtcacaaatacaaacaatcgATTTCATGGGCGTCAGTCACTTCTGCGATGTACCACGTTGGAGTTTTCCCTTAGTGGGCAAATCAATGGACAATGTTCTCATCGTATTACAATATagtaacaatacacacacacacacacacacacacacgtatatatatatatatatatatatagacagtaTATACATCCTGTTtctatacgtgtgtgtgtgtgtgtatatatagatatataaaacatagtatatatacacatacatactgtacatacactacACTGCCATCCCATAAATTGAAGTGCCACGgtgtttaatatgacatcggtccaccctccGCAGTTGTGACGGCTTCAACTCTCCcgggaaggttttccacaaggttgaGGAGTGTGTTGGATGGCAATTTATGACcctttttccagaagcgcagCACGGTCCAAAAACCAGATGAAAGAGGGAGCGGCCATCTCCGAAGTGTTCCCACCAAATATtggcccctgagctccagtgaaaacAACGCGAGATTTTGGACAGGCGAACGGTTTGCGGATTCCCCCTTCCCGTCGCGACGCGTCCGCGCACCGGCGCACGACGCGAGGTCCGTCGAGAGACGGACGGATGAGAGAGTCGGGTGTGGATGAACGCGACTGGCCTGCGGCACGGAGCCCCGACCTCGAGCCCGCGGAGCACCTTTGGGTCGATTCGGAGCCTTCTCGGTGCGGGACCTCCCAAATGTGCTCCTGGAAGAGGGGGCTCGGCAAAAAGTCACTCCTACGAACCTTGTCGAAGGCCTTCCCGCAAGAGTTGAAGGTGTTCCGGCAGCAAAGCTGACACCGACATCATATGAAAGATCAGACGGATCCCTTCAAAGAGGCAGGCGAGACAACACCTCGGCCAGCACAGTGTACGTACACAACGAATTGACGGAGAACGCATTTTAGAAACGAGAAGATCTAACGACTGTATAGTTAAATCTACAAACGTGGACCAAATTCTCGGTGCCTTTTGTTCACGGAAGAATAAACCCACGATGAGGTAACTTGAAAGTGGGTGGAGTATATTTCAGACTTCCCTTGAGAGGGCCCGAATGTCGGAGATCTGGATTCACGGCGggcatcttttctttgtagttctGCATGAAAGGCCTTCCTTCGAGCCTTCGTATGTTTGTTAGGGTTTCCAGGAACCTGTCTTGGGTTTACAACAGGCGTCCCGGTCTTCAAAGAGGACCGTTTTGCGTTGTACAAGAGGAGAGAAGGGCCCGGGTGGGAGCTTAGCTCGACCGAGAGGCGGCGACAGGCGGGTTTGGTTATTTCACGGACGCGCAGTGCCACCGGGCGGCGAGCCTAACCCTCCAAATGGGGTCGGGAGGAGCGCCCGCCTTCCGGGCGGACCCGATCCCGCGCCTGGAGAATGAAACCTGAGATCCGAGGTTTTTCGGGGGCGCTTCCGTTGCACGCGGCCGCTCGCTGTGACGCTAAGGCTCGTTcgataaatcgaattagcccgaACGCCGAGTGTCTCCGAGTCTTCGTTCATCGCTGCCCGACGGAGGCTCGAGTTCTCCCGGGTGACTtccgactcggaaccacaggcgaaaaaaaaaaatccaaaagtaATAACGGATCAAAGTGACGAACGAAGAATCAATGGAAATCTGGCAATTATTTGGTTTTATTCTTTTTGCGGTGCAACAGAATAATCTGCTAAAAATAGGCGAATGAAAATGGCTCGGGCAAACCTTCATGTCGTATTTTACTGGACAATTTCCTCAGGGAACTCTTGATGGTTCTTTTAGCATGAGTCAAGattgatttgtattttcatgAACAGGAGGGTATCAGCAATGTGTTTGGagtctttagaaaaaaaagaaaaggaaaaaaggggGGTGGCTCATTTGAAAAATAGGCTTGCaatatccatccttccattttctgtcgcgggtcgcgggggcgtgccggagcccatcccggctatcatcgggcaggaggcggggtccgcccagaaccggtcgccggccaatcgcagggcacgtacaaacaaacaaccgttcgcacctacgggccatttttagagtctccaattcctgcctgttttcgggatgtgggaagaaaccggagcgcccggagaaaagccacgccggcacggagagaacacgcaaacgccacacaggcggggccggggatcgaacgccggtcctcagaactgtgaggcggacgctctaaccggtcgcgcGCCGCGCCGCCGCTCTCGACGCTATTAAAagtgacaatttgaaatgttgtttgATTTGAGGGAGCAAGAAACGGGCGTCCCGACTTCAGGCTGGAAACTGTCAGCCGTGTTGGATGAGAAGCCCCCGCCAAATATATTTTCGgttaagaaatatattttttcactcCGCTTAAAGGCACACGCCCCTTCGCCTTTAAGGGGCGGGGCCTCGTGAGCGACCGTCAGGAGCGGGAGCGGTTCGGGTTAGCCGTTTAGCGCGGGGGCGTCGGGTCCacgctccttgtgagtgttttcctTTGGCCCGAATGAGCGTGACCGCGTGTCCCGCGAAGCTGACTCGTGTCGCGCGG
This window contains:
- the LOC133411782 gene encoding dynein axonemal heavy chain 17-like, which produces MKLCCRNTFNSCGKAFDKVRRSDFLPSPLFQEHIWEVPHREGSESTQRCSAGSRSGLRAAGQSRSSTPDSLIRPSLDGPRVVRRCADASRREGGIRKPYDVFNGARVMFKTDPRGNRVVRDTEGKSEDSFRPESRLYGALSKNADRAAGEGVAGRSKDRSLVPDSPPKTRDAVCFPEQEVYRVRLQFQLEQVVVAGGRGRMWTAVVEGVCRDFLRQLQFLSDCEYDAGEPADQSFPEQASSFQEHVSHLEARLVSILRGTLDECYLPSAAVKVVNVFGPLLQRPAVRDRLRSQLSRLVELVLKELDQVRALVKSKSKKDVSSKFRSSPAVTLRWAQQLMLRAHNVLHSFQTVQHLCAESCETVRQKFQTIADLLLDIRSSVRQEWSRQLDRDAAAALQLPLIRQQQSTLGIPCGQKLEALLSDLKQASWEKDLELRPQVADILQRRRDIGKSYLSLTNIVASYNQVVGGALPAELPLIQDGLEEQRRSLLELRNSTWTSKGVHELIEKKRRSLDVFFASVNEARGNMAAMRDITQGWAGLPLLHRSGHFLERGGATEESYTRVREDGDRVIRLTAENSVLYGVQDQTSPVWLAYLDHVDQMVQDGVLQMLLHSLNFLSQNMTPTSFGGALLQVLLQLQLTGSVFDPSLTSDLTEVLKSFIADIHAAAGLPPRVSAARQGNYQEALRDDAELAALEKEVMLRLQEANEEAERLRADLDRFSPLWQSHKRTVMDDFLKYGRQLEEGEEDVEEAPPTLADFQREIHALQKQLREVNELEDYDLVHGWLQVDLQPFKDALRLFINNWISLYTQHLLKLVRQSMSRRSVDDEDEEAEKSSARHFPLTETIMLLETVNVEVPELTTLLQTGGHLVADTEVKEAQRR